The Panicum virgatum strain AP13 chromosome 5K, P.virgatum_v5, whole genome shotgun sequence genome has a window encoding:
- the LOC120708800 gene encoding probable ion channel POLLUX isoform X1, with protein sequence MAESDGGEAASPSPGPRASGGASPEPRPPRPQLTKSRTISGSAAASILAADRVGGGGGGGGGVGVRDSILVRRSSTAPLPPPPASAAGASAAPRRLTVAVDDPSYAAPNGGVLDRDWCYPSFLGPHASRPRPPRQQQQTPTSADHWSANPTVPPRVAISKREEEKSLASVVKRPALLEERRPLPPPLPPSRAPRFDLSPYLPLLLVVTFTSSALAIWQWIKVMGLQEKIISCSDVNSGDRKDTEKVSWIDRNHGSAFIKSGNWNLAPPSTIFALAVPLFLFKYIDQLRRRQTNSMRARSSEEEVPLKKRIAYKVDVFFSGHPYAKLLALLLATIILIASGGIALYVVSGSGFLEALWLSWTFVADSGNHADQVGLGPRIVSVSISSGGMLVFATMLGLVSDAISEKVDSWRKGKSEVIEINHILILGWSDKLGSLLKQLAIANKSIGGGVVVVLAERDKEEMEMDIAKLEFDFMGTSVICRSGSPLIIADLKKVSVSKARAIIVLASDENADQSDARALRVVLSLTGVKEGLRGHVVVEMSDLDNEPLVKLVGGELIETVVAHDVIGRLMIQCALQPGLAQIWEDILGFENAEFYIKRWPELDGMRFGDVLISFPDAVPCGVKVASKAGKILMNPDDEYVLREGDEVLVIAEDDDTYAPAPLPEVNKGFLPNIPTPPKYPEKILFCGWRRDIHDMIMVLEAFLAPGSELWMFNEVPEKEREIKLTDGGLDICGLTNIKLVHKEGNAVIRRHLENLPLETFDSILILADESVEDSIVHSDSRSLATLLLIRDIQSKRLPSKELKSPHRYNGFCHSAWIREMQHASDKSIIISEILDSRTRNLVSVSKISDYVLSNELVSMALAMVAEDKQINRVLEELFAEEGNEMCIRSAEFYLYEQEELSFFDIMVRAREREEIVIGYRLANTDQAIINPEHKSEIRKWSLDDVFVVISKGD encoded by the exons ATGGCGGAGAGCGACGGGGGCGAGGCCGCGAGCCCGAGCCCTGGTCCGAGGGCCAGCGGCGGGGCCAGCCCCGAGCcacgcccgccgcggccgcagctCACCAAGTCGCGCACCATCTCCGgctccgccgcggcgtccaTATTGGCCGCTGATAgggtcggaggaggaggaggcggcggcggcggagttggTGTAAGAGACAGCATCCTCGTCCGCCGCTCCTCCACTGCGCCcctccctccgcctccggcgTCAGCGGCGGGGGCgtccgcggcgccgcggcggctcaCCGTCGCCGTGGACGATCCCTCCTACGCGGCGCCCAACGGTGGGGTGCTGGACCGCGACTGGTGCTACCCGTCGTTCCTCGGGCCGCACGCCTcgcggccacggccgccgcggcagcagcagcagaccccGACGAGTGCTGACCACTGGAGCGCTAACCCCACCGTGCCTCCGAGGGTGGCGATCTcgaagagggaggaggagaagagcctAGCTTCCGTGGTAAAGCGCCCGGCGCTGCTCGAGGAGCGGAGGCCGCTGCCACCTCCACTTCCGCCCTCGCGGGCTCCGCGATTTGATCTCTCTCCGTATCTCCCGCTC TTGTTGGTCGTAACTTTCACTAGCTCTGCCCTCGCTATTTGGCAATGGATAAAAGTTATGGGACTTCAG GaaaagatcatatcatgcagTGATGTCAATTCTGGAGACCGTAAGGATACTGAAAAGGTGTCTTGGATTGACAGGAACCATGGCTCTGCTTTTATCAAATCGGGGAATTGGAATTTGGCTCCACCTAGCACCATCTTTGCTCTTGCAGTTCCGTTATTCCTGTTTAAGTACATTGATCAGCTCCGACGGAGACAAACAAATTCCATGAGGGCGAGAAGTAGCGAGGAAGAAGTGCCTCTCAAGAAGAGGATTGCCTATAAAGTTGATGTCTTCTTCTCAGGACACCCATATGCAAAGCTTCTTGCCCTCCTATTAGCCACCATAATTCTCATTGCTTCAGGTGGGATTGCACTGTATGTTGTTAGTGGCAGTGGATTCCTGGAGGCTCTTTGGCTTTCTTGGACTTTTGTGGCAGATTCTGGAAACCATGCCGATCAGGTTGGCCTGGGTCCAAGGATTGTGTCTGTGTCAATTAGCTCTGGGGGCATGCTGGTGTTTGCCACGATGCTTGGGCTTGTGTCAGATGCAATATCAGAGAAGGTAGATTCTTGGCGTAAGGGGAAAAGTGAGGTGATAGAGATCAACCATATACTAATCCTCGGATGGAGTGACAAGCTG GGATCTCTTCTGAAGCAGCTAGCTATAGCAAATAAGAGTATTGGTGGTGGTGTAGTTGTTGTTCTGGCAGAAAGAGACAAGGAAGAGATGGAGATGGACATAGCAAAGCTAGAATTTGACTTCATGGGAACATCTGTTATATGTAGGAGTGGCAGTCCTCTAATTATTGCAGATTTGAAAAAG gTTTCTGTTTCTAAAGCGCGTGCTATTATTGTTTTAGCATCTGATGAAAACGCAGACCAA AGCGATGCACGAGCTTTGCGAGTGGTGCTGAGTCTGACTGGAGTAAAGGAGGGTCTAAGAGGCCATGTTGTTGTAGAGATGAGTGATCTTGACAATGAACCCTTAGTGAAACTGGTGGGAGGTGAACTAATCGAAACAGTTGTTGCTCATGATGTGATTGGACGTTTGATGATACAGTGCGCACTCCAACCTGGCCTGGCACAG ATATGGGAAGATATATTGGGATTTGAAAATGCAGAGTTTTATATTAAAAGATGGCCAGAATTAGATGGCATGAGGTTTGGGGATGTTTTGATCTCATTTCCTGATGCTGTACCCTGTGGAGTCAAAGTTGCTTCAAAAGCCGGAAAGATCTTGATGAATCCCGATGATGAATACGTTTTAAGAGAAGGCGATGAGGTCCTTGTTATTGCAGAAGACGATGATACTTATGCTCCTGCCCCACTACCAGAG GTAAATAAGGGTTTCCTGCCTAACATACCGACCCCTCCCAAATATCCAGAGAAGATTTTGTTCTGCGGTTGGCGCCGTGACATCCATGATATGATAATG GTTTTGGAAGCATTTCTTGCTCCAGGTTCAGAATTATGGATGTTCAATGAGGTGCcggagaaggagagggagataAAACTGACTGATGGTGGTTTGGATATATGTGGGTTAACAAACATTAAACTTGTACATAAAGAAGGGAATGCTGTCATCAGGCGGCACTTGGAAAACTTGCCTCTGGAGACATTTGACTCG ATTCTAATTCTTGCAGATGAGTCGGTGGAGGACTCCATCGTACATTCTGATTCACGTTCTTTGGCTACACTTCTTCTAATTCGTGACATTCAG TCTAAGCGTCTTCCATCAAAGGAGCTGAAATCACCTCACCGTTACAATGGCTTCTGTCACAGTGCCTGGATTCGGGAAATGCAGCATGCATCAGACAAATCTATAATCATCAGTGAAATACTGGACTCTAGAACAAGAAATCTTGTATCTGTCTCCAAAATTAGCGATTATGTTTTGTCAAATGAACTTGTAAGTATGGCTCTTGCAATGGTAGCAGAAGACAAGCAAATAAACAGAGTTCTTGAAGAACTTTTTGCTGAGGAG GGCAATGAAATGTGCATTCGATCTGCTGAATTTTACCTGTATGAGCAAGAGGAATTGAGTTTCTTTGATATAATGGTTAGGGCTCGTGagagagaagagattgtgaTAGGGTACCGCCTTGCTAACACTGACCAGGCAATCATTAACCCAGAACATAAGTCGGAGATTAGGAAGTGGTCACTAGATGATGTCTTTGTTGTCATCTCAAAAGGTGACTAA
- the LOC120708800 gene encoding probable ion channel POLLUX isoform X2 codes for MAESDGGEAASPSPGPRASGGASPEPRPPRPQLTKSRTISGSAAASILAADRVGGGGGGGGGVGVRDSILVRRSSTAPLPPPPASAAGASAAPRRLTVAVDDPSYAAPNGGVLDRDWCYPSFLGPHASRPRPPRQQQQTPTSADHWSANPTVPPRVAISKREEEKSLASVVKRPALLEERRPLPPPLPPSRAPRFDLSPYLPLLLVVTFTSSALAIWQWIKVMGLQEKIISCSDVNSGDRKDTEKVSWIDRNHGSAFIKSGNWNLAPPSTIFALAVPLFLFKYIDQLRRRQTNSMRARSSEEEVPLKKRIAYKVDVFFSGHPYAKLLALLLATIILIASGGIALYVVSGSGFLEALWLSWTFVADSGNHADQVGLGPRIVSVSISSGGMLVFATMLGLVSDAISEKVDSWRKGKSEVIEINHILILGWSDKLGSLLKQLAIANKSIGGGVVVVLAERDKEEMEMDIAKLEFDFMGTSVICRSGSPLIIADLKKVSVSKARAIIVLASDENADQSDARALRVVLSLTGVKEGLRGHVVVEMSDLDNEPLVKLVGGELIETVVAHDVIGRLMIQCALQPGLAQIWEDILGFENAEFYIKRWPELDGMRFGDVLISFPDAVPCGVKVASKAGKILMNPDDEYVLREGDEVLVIAEDDDTYAPAPLPEVNKGFLPNIPTPPKYPEKILFCGWRRDIHDMIMVLEAFLAPGSELWMFNEVPEKEREIKLTDGGLDICGLTNIKLVHKEGNAVIRRHLENLPLETFDSMSRWRTPSYILIHVLWLHFF; via the exons ATGGCGGAGAGCGACGGGGGCGAGGCCGCGAGCCCGAGCCCTGGTCCGAGGGCCAGCGGCGGGGCCAGCCCCGAGCcacgcccgccgcggccgcagctCACCAAGTCGCGCACCATCTCCGgctccgccgcggcgtccaTATTGGCCGCTGATAgggtcggaggaggaggaggcggcggcggcggagttggTGTAAGAGACAGCATCCTCGTCCGCCGCTCCTCCACTGCGCCcctccctccgcctccggcgTCAGCGGCGGGGGCgtccgcggcgccgcggcggctcaCCGTCGCCGTGGACGATCCCTCCTACGCGGCGCCCAACGGTGGGGTGCTGGACCGCGACTGGTGCTACCCGTCGTTCCTCGGGCCGCACGCCTcgcggccacggccgccgcggcagcagcagcagaccccGACGAGTGCTGACCACTGGAGCGCTAACCCCACCGTGCCTCCGAGGGTGGCGATCTcgaagagggaggaggagaagagcctAGCTTCCGTGGTAAAGCGCCCGGCGCTGCTCGAGGAGCGGAGGCCGCTGCCACCTCCACTTCCGCCCTCGCGGGCTCCGCGATTTGATCTCTCTCCGTATCTCCCGCTC TTGTTGGTCGTAACTTTCACTAGCTCTGCCCTCGCTATTTGGCAATGGATAAAAGTTATGGGACTTCAG GaaaagatcatatcatgcagTGATGTCAATTCTGGAGACCGTAAGGATACTGAAAAGGTGTCTTGGATTGACAGGAACCATGGCTCTGCTTTTATCAAATCGGGGAATTGGAATTTGGCTCCACCTAGCACCATCTTTGCTCTTGCAGTTCCGTTATTCCTGTTTAAGTACATTGATCAGCTCCGACGGAGACAAACAAATTCCATGAGGGCGAGAAGTAGCGAGGAAGAAGTGCCTCTCAAGAAGAGGATTGCCTATAAAGTTGATGTCTTCTTCTCAGGACACCCATATGCAAAGCTTCTTGCCCTCCTATTAGCCACCATAATTCTCATTGCTTCAGGTGGGATTGCACTGTATGTTGTTAGTGGCAGTGGATTCCTGGAGGCTCTTTGGCTTTCTTGGACTTTTGTGGCAGATTCTGGAAACCATGCCGATCAGGTTGGCCTGGGTCCAAGGATTGTGTCTGTGTCAATTAGCTCTGGGGGCATGCTGGTGTTTGCCACGATGCTTGGGCTTGTGTCAGATGCAATATCAGAGAAGGTAGATTCTTGGCGTAAGGGGAAAAGTGAGGTGATAGAGATCAACCATATACTAATCCTCGGATGGAGTGACAAGCTG GGATCTCTTCTGAAGCAGCTAGCTATAGCAAATAAGAGTATTGGTGGTGGTGTAGTTGTTGTTCTGGCAGAAAGAGACAAGGAAGAGATGGAGATGGACATAGCAAAGCTAGAATTTGACTTCATGGGAACATCTGTTATATGTAGGAGTGGCAGTCCTCTAATTATTGCAGATTTGAAAAAG gTTTCTGTTTCTAAAGCGCGTGCTATTATTGTTTTAGCATCTGATGAAAACGCAGACCAA AGCGATGCACGAGCTTTGCGAGTGGTGCTGAGTCTGACTGGAGTAAAGGAGGGTCTAAGAGGCCATGTTGTTGTAGAGATGAGTGATCTTGACAATGAACCCTTAGTGAAACTGGTGGGAGGTGAACTAATCGAAACAGTTGTTGCTCATGATGTGATTGGACGTTTGATGATACAGTGCGCACTCCAACCTGGCCTGGCACAG ATATGGGAAGATATATTGGGATTTGAAAATGCAGAGTTTTATATTAAAAGATGGCCAGAATTAGATGGCATGAGGTTTGGGGATGTTTTGATCTCATTTCCTGATGCTGTACCCTGTGGAGTCAAAGTTGCTTCAAAAGCCGGAAAGATCTTGATGAATCCCGATGATGAATACGTTTTAAGAGAAGGCGATGAGGTCCTTGTTATTGCAGAAGACGATGATACTTATGCTCCTGCCCCACTACCAGAG GTAAATAAGGGTTTCCTGCCTAACATACCGACCCCTCCCAAATATCCAGAGAAGATTTTGTTCTGCGGTTGGCGCCGTGACATCCATGATATGATAATG GTTTTGGAAGCATTTCTTGCTCCAGGTTCAGAATTATGGATGTTCAATGAGGTGCcggagaaggagagggagataAAACTGACTGATGGTGGTTTGGATATATGTGGGTTAACAAACATTAAACTTGTACATAAAGAAGGGAATGCTGTCATCAGGCGGCACTTGGAAAACTTGCCTCTGGAGACATTTGACTCG ATGAGTCGGTGGAGGACTCCATCGTACATTCTGATTCACGTTCTTTGGCTACACTTCTTCTAA